The following are encoded together in the Flavihumibacter fluvii genome:
- a CDS encoding GntR family transcriptional regulator translates to MISDNIFRYIQIDENSVTPKYLQLTNSIIKGIEAGIIGNDYQLPSINDLSYELDISRDTAEKAYRHLKSLGIIGSVPGKGYFIAKTDFIQTYKIFLLFNKLSAHKKIIYDSLVNKLGAKAAIDFYIYNNDFSTFKKLLLEHNDGYTHYVIIPHFLEGGGTAHELINTLKGSNLILLDKKIAGITRPFGAVYENFEKDIFNALVQALPQLEKYQTIKIIFPAYTYFPDEILQGFYSFCREYAYNYVVVRHIKQEPIQAGEVYINLMEDDLVVLLDKIRETNLRVGIDVGIISYNETPLKRFILNGITTISTNFAAMGEATAQMILNNELTQTEVPFTLTLRPSI, encoded by the coding sequence ATGATTTCTGATAACATTTTCCGGTATATCCAGATCGACGAAAACTCGGTAACCCCGAAATACCTCCAACTGACCAATTCTATCATAAAAGGAATCGAAGCGGGTATTATTGGAAATGATTACCAGCTTCCATCTATCAATGACCTTAGTTACGAACTCGACATTTCCCGCGATACCGCAGAAAAAGCCTACCGGCACCTGAAATCCCTGGGCATCATCGGTTCTGTTCCGGGAAAAGGCTATTTCATTGCCAAAACAGATTTCATCCAGACTTATAAGATTTTCCTCCTGTTCAATAAACTCAGCGCCCACAAAAAAATCATCTATGATTCCCTCGTAAATAAACTTGGCGCAAAAGCTGCCATCGATTTTTATATCTATAACAACGATTTCAGCACCTTTAAAAAACTGCTGCTGGAACATAATGACGGCTATACTCATTATGTCATCATCCCCCACTTCCTGGAAGGTGGCGGCACCGCCCACGAATTAATCAATACCCTTAAAGGGTCAAACCTGATTTTGCTGGATAAAAAAATCGCTGGAATTACACGCCCATTTGGCGCAGTGTACGAAAATTTTGAAAAAGACATTTTTAATGCGCTGGTGCAGGCCTTGCCACAACTCGAAAAATACCAAACCATCAAGATCATTTTTCCGGCATACACTTATTTCCCCGATGAAATATTGCAAGGCTTCTATTCCTTCTGCCGCGAATATGCCTACAACTATGTGGTAGTCCGTCATATAAAACAAGAACCTATCCAGGCAGGTGAAGTGTATATCAACCTGATGGAAGATGACCTGGTTGTGCTCCTCGATAAAATACGGGAAACAAATCTCCGCGTAGGTATAGATGTGGGTATCATTTCCTACAATGAAACACCGCTGAAACGGTTTATCCTGAACGGCATTACCACTATTTCAACCAATTTTGCGGCCATGGGTGAGGCAACGGCCCAAATGATTCTCAATAATGAATTAACGCAAACTGAAGTGCCGTTTACACTGACACTCCGGCCATCAATTTAG
- a CDS encoding endonuclease/exonuclease/phosphatase family protein produces the protein MPSILRSVTKRFFIIITVVVTVLFLLSCAAWFIPPGKYWWLALLGVGFAFLFFSTFLLFIFWIIFRSRWLMLPLVVLMIGWKPIHAFFAIHPLAGSSIHKAPGSIRIMQWNVARFDEMTYLPRSGKSKRREILEYVRKQDPDIICMQEFLESNNLKLLDANTPFFRDSLGFKYFSYAMDHRRPDKRYEHGIAIFSKYPIRNTGRWKFRGPKALKGDESYIYADIDVKGETIRVFTTHLQSLLFTRTEFKNVEDIKKGSDSTIEKSWAIFRKFRQAYGLRQQQADLVREQMDKSPFPTIICGDFNDVPNSYAYHRIKGDLLDVFTEKGFGIGRTFSSISPTLRIDYIMADQRFKVLQCRNPHPALSDHFPVIADLVLENPE, from the coding sequence ATGCCTTCCATTTTACGAAGTGTTACGAAAAGGTTCTTTATCATCATTACCGTGGTGGTCACAGTACTCTTCCTGCTGTCCTGTGCTGCATGGTTTATCCCCCCGGGTAAATATTGGTGGTTGGCCTTACTGGGTGTGGGTTTCGCCTTTCTTTTCTTCAGCACTTTTTTACTCTTTATATTCTGGATCATTTTCAGGTCCCGCTGGTTAATGCTGCCTTTGGTGGTTTTAATGATTGGCTGGAAGCCGATACATGCATTTTTTGCGATACATCCTCTGGCTGGTTCAAGTATCCATAAGGCGCCCGGATCCATCAGGATCATGCAATGGAATGTAGCCAGGTTTGATGAAATGACTTATTTGCCCCGGTCGGGAAAATCAAAACGCCGGGAAATCCTTGAGTATGTCCGCAAACAGGATCCCGACATTATATGTATGCAGGAGTTCCTGGAATCGAATAACCTGAAATTGCTGGATGCCAATACTCCTTTTTTCAGGGATAGCCTGGGGTTTAAATACTTTTCCTATGCTATGGACCACAGGCGGCCAGATAAAAGATATGAACATGGCATCGCGATTTTCTCAAAGTATCCTATCCGGAATACAGGTCGCTGGAAATTCCGGGGACCAAAAGCACTGAAGGGCGACGAAAGTTATATTTATGCTGATATTGATGTTAAAGGGGAGACCATCAGGGTATTCACCACCCATTTGCAGTCTTTATTATTTACCCGGACGGAATTCAAGAATGTGGAAGACATTAAAAAGGGATCGGATAGTACTATAGAAAAATCCTGGGCCATTTTCAGGAAATTCAGGCAGGCTTATGGCCTAAGGCAGCAGCAGGCCGACCTGGTGCGTGAGCAGATGGATAAAAGTCCGTTCCCGACGATCATTTGTGGTGATTTTAATGATGTTCCCAATTCTTATGCCTATCACCGTATAAAAGGCGACCTGCTTGATGTATTTACTGAAAAGGGATTTGGCATTGGCCGCACCTTTTCTTCCATCTCCCCAACATTACGGATCGATTATATTATGGCAGACCAGCGGTTTAAAGTGTTGCAATGCCGAAATCCGCACCCTGCTTTGTCGGATCATTTTCCGGTAATTGCAGATTTAGTACTGGAAAACCCGGAATAA
- the cysS gene encoding cysteine--tRNA ligase: MSTLKVYNSYTRQKEEFESLVPGYAGMYVCGPTVSGESHLGHARPFITFDVVYRYLMHLGYKVRYVRNITDAGHFEEEGREAEDKISAKAQIEKLEPMELVQKYTNLFHWAMKQFNNLDPSIEPTATGHIVEQIEMIKTIIDAGYAYERNGSVYFNVVKYAEQFPYGKLSGRVMDDLLETSRELEGQEEKNNKQDFALWKAAPPEHIMRWNSPWGEGFPGWHIECSAMATKYLGKQFDIHGGGMDLQFPHHESEIAQSTICNHHVPARYWLHNNMITINGRKMGKSYNNVIKLTELFSGSHPLLEQSYHPMTVRFFILQTHYRSTLDFGNEALQAAQKGMRRLWEAYDVLGKLIAGANVAADAELDARCNKLVDEFDEFMNDDLNTAKVLASMFELVPVINGIKDKHISAEALSTATIEKMRKAFKAYLEDIFGLQDEQAAGGDNGKLDGVLQLLIDIRKEAKSKKDFATSDKIRNQLQELGVILKDEKDGSISVSFA; encoded by the coding sequence ATGTCAACACTGAAAGTTTACAACTCTTATACGAGGCAAAAGGAAGAATTCGAATCGCTGGTTCCCGGTTATGCAGGTATGTATGTTTGCGGACCAACCGTAAGCGGTGAAAGCCATCTCGGCCATGCAAGGCCATTTATTACTTTCGACGTGGTGTACCGTTACCTGATGCACCTGGGCTATAAAGTAAGGTATGTAAGGAATATTACCGATGCCGGGCATTTTGAAGAGGAAGGACGCGAAGCGGAGGACAAGATCTCTGCCAAGGCACAAATTGAAAAGCTGGAGCCCATGGAGCTGGTTCAGAAATATACCAATCTCTTCCATTGGGCCATGAAGCAGTTCAATAACCTCGACCCAAGCATTGAACCAACGGCCACCGGTCATATTGTTGAACAGATCGAAATGATCAAAACAATTATTGATGCGGGCTACGCCTATGAAAGGAATGGGTCGGTATATTTTAATGTGGTTAAGTATGCCGAACAGTTCCCCTATGGCAAGCTAAGTGGCCGGGTGATGGATGACCTGTTAGAGACAAGCAGGGAACTTGAAGGCCAGGAAGAGAAAAACAACAAGCAGGATTTTGCCTTATGGAAGGCGGCACCGCCGGAACATATCATGCGCTGGAATAGTCCATGGGGTGAAGGTTTTCCCGGATGGCATATTGAATGTTCGGCGATGGCCACCAAATACCTGGGCAAACAATTTGATATTCACGGAGGCGGTATGGACCTGCAGTTTCCGCACCATGAAAGTGAGATTGCGCAAAGTACGATATGCAACCACCATGTGCCTGCACGCTATTGGCTGCACAATAATATGATTACCATAAATGGCAGGAAAATGGGTAAGAGTTACAACAATGTGATCAAGCTAACTGAATTGTTCAGTGGCTCGCATCCTTTGCTGGAACAGTCCTACCACCCTATGACGGTAAGGTTTTTTATTTTACAGACCCATTACCGGAGCACGCTGGATTTTGGCAACGAAGCTTTGCAGGCCGCTCAAAAAGGGATGCGCCGTTTATGGGAGGCCTATGATGTATTGGGTAAATTGATTGCCGGTGCAAATGTAGCTGCAGATGCTGAACTCGATGCCCGTTGTAATAAGCTGGTTGACGAGTTTGATGAATTCATGAATGATGACCTGAATACTGCAAAAGTTCTTGCCAGTATGTTTGAGCTTGTACCGGTCATCAATGGAATAAAAGATAAACATATCAGTGCTGAAGCCTTAAGCACTGCGACGATAGAAAAAATGCGGAAAGCGTTTAAAGCTTATCTTGAAGATATATTTGGTTTGCAGGATGAGCAGGCTGCCGGCGGTGATAATGGCAAACTGGATGGTGTATTGCAGTTACTCATTGATATCCGGAAAGAAGCCAAATCAAAGAAAGACTTTGCGACAAGTGACAAAATCCGGAACCAGTTACAGGAACTCGGCGTTATCCTTAAAGATGAAAAAGACGGTAGTATCAGTGTTAGTTTCGCATAA
- a CDS encoding Dabb family protein: MKYLIAVCFAMVSIVSMTNAQDNKETGKVLRHVVLFKFKENSPASEIKRVEAAFRALPSQISEIKSFEWGLNNSPENLNQGFTHCFFLTFNSAKDRDTYLPHPAHKEFGKQLGDLLEKVLVIDYWAEK, translated from the coding sequence ATGAAATATTTAATAGCGGTATGTTTTGCGATGGTATCAATTGTATCTATGACAAATGCACAGGACAATAAGGAAACCGGAAAAGTATTAAGACATGTAGTGCTCTTCAAATTCAAGGAGAATAGCCCGGCTTCCGAAATAAAAAGGGTAGAAGCCGCATTTAGGGCATTACCCAGCCAGATCAGTGAGATCAAATCTTTTGAGTGGGGATTAAATAATAGTCCCGAGAACCTGAACCAGGGCTTCACCCATTGTTTTTTCCTGACCTTCAATTCAGCAAAGGATCGGGATACCTATCTGCCACATCCGGCGCATAAGGAATTTGGAAAGCAATTGGGTGATTTGCTTGAGAAGGTACTGGTGATCGATTATTGGGCCGAAAAATAA
- a CDS encoding DUF5106 domain-containing protein produces the protein MLTMKNLLIGIIILCNGFAGNQGIAQSASAKGYQLSITINAYKGQFLYLGYHYGKIKALADSAMVKPNGTAVFTGANSLPGGIYFVVSPKKEILYELLIDKEQRFSMAVDSAQIAQVKFIGSKDNIDFQSYTRFVHAKGTAINEQQALLAKAQNKNDSALITGKSRSLNTEILNYRSDFMGKNPNSFLATLFSALQEPQIPPAANHPKGVYDSTFAYNFFKSHYWDGISFSDARLLRTPFFEARLERYYRDLVSPEPDSIKKEIDFMLARAMPEKEMYKYLLTHFVQQYINPQYMGQDAVFVHIFEKYINGKNGVDWFTEKYKKYMTDRAYSLMANLIGNPAWDMTMTDTSGKIAPLYEVGAPFTVICFWDPTCSHCKEMVPHLDSMFQHKWKAQGIKIYGVMTEGGKENWLKYIRENNLTGWIHVYQTEEQRETERNSGKPGYRQLYDVYQTPVLYLLDEQKRIIAKKLTYQQMDDLITIKKQKTAANR, from the coding sequence ATGCTTACGATGAAAAACCTGTTGATTGGTATTATAATTTTATGCAATGGATTCGCCGGAAATCAAGGGATTGCCCAATCTGCATCCGCAAAAGGCTACCAGCTAAGCATCACCATTAATGCCTATAAAGGTCAATTCCTTTACCTGGGCTACCATTATGGAAAAATCAAGGCGCTGGCCGATTCGGCAATGGTTAAACCAAATGGGACAGCAGTATTTACTGGCGCTAATTCCCTGCCGGGTGGTATTTATTTTGTCGTTTCCCCAAAAAAAGAAATCTTATATGAACTGCTTATCGACAAGGAACAACGGTTTTCCATGGCGGTGGATTCTGCCCAAATTGCGCAGGTAAAGTTCATAGGCTCAAAGGATAATATTGATTTTCAGTCATATACAAGATTTGTCCACGCTAAGGGAACGGCCATCAATGAACAGCAGGCCCTGTTGGCCAAAGCACAAAACAAAAACGATTCGGCCCTTATTACTGGTAAATCACGTAGCCTCAATACCGAGATCCTGAATTACCGCAGCGATTTCATGGGGAAAAATCCCAATAGCTTCCTTGCTACACTTTTTTCCGCCCTGCAGGAACCACAGATCCCTCCTGCAGCAAATCATCCTAAGGGTGTGTATGATTCAACCTTTGCATATAATTTTTTCAAATCACATTATTGGGATGGCATCAGCTTCAGTGATGCCCGGTTACTACGTACGCCTTTTTTTGAGGCCAGGCTGGAGCGATACTACCGCGACCTGGTGAGCCCGGAACCCGACTCCATCAAAAAGGAAATAGATTTTATGCTGGCCAGGGCCATGCCGGAAAAGGAAATGTATAAATACCTGCTGACCCATTTTGTGCAGCAATACATCAATCCACAGTACATGGGCCAGGATGCCGTTTTTGTACACATTTTCGAGAAATATATCAATGGGAAAAATGGGGTTGACTGGTTTACCGAAAAATATAAAAAGTATATGACCGACCGGGCCTATTCACTGATGGCCAACCTGATTGGTAATCCCGCATGGGATATGACCATGACCGATACATCAGGTAAAATCGCCCCGCTTTATGAGGTTGGGGCGCCCTTTACCGTAATCTGTTTCTGGGACCCTACCTGTAGTCATTGCAAGGAAATGGTGCCGCACCTGGATTCGATGTTCCAGCACAAATGGAAAGCCCAGGGCATCAAAATCTATGGCGTAATGACTGAAGGCGGGAAGGAAAACTGGCTGAAGTATATCAGGGAAAACAATCTGACCGGATGGATACACGTTTACCAGACCGAAGAGCAGCGGGAAACTGAACGGAATTCAGGCAAACCCGGGTATCGCCAGTTGTATGATGTATACCAGACACCTGTGCTTTACCTGCTTGATGAACAGAAAAGGATCATTGCAAAAAAACTGACCTACCAGCAAATGGATGACCTGATCACCATCAAAAAACAAAAAACTGCTGCTAACCGATAA
- a CDS encoding rhomboid family intramembrane serine protease, whose product MNVQEEKSRSRILLGSDGNALVNLVIVNAVLFVLLKFIYVIYQLSDLNLNAYYTNIFNWFILPANIDKLAFRPWTLVSFMFTHESVMHVIANLLWLWMFGYILQDLTGNRKLVPIYLLGGWAGAIVFVAVRYLVPGVPSNPETATLFGANASVMAVAIATTTVAPDYRIFPMINGGIPLWILTAIFVIVDFASISVSNSSHYLAHLAGGAMGFMFIYQMRRSRDWSLWINNFFEWVDNLFNPGKPSLRKKNKDSFFYKVSGQAPFKKYPHVTQQRIDQILDKINQEGYHLLTDEEKDILRRAANEDDL is encoded by the coding sequence ATGAACGTGCAAGAAGAAAAAAGCAGAAGCAGAATATTGCTGGGATCCGATGGTAATGCCCTGGTAAACCTGGTGATTGTGAATGCCGTGTTGTTTGTATTATTGAAGTTCATTTATGTTATTTATCAGCTCAGTGATCTTAACCTCAATGCTTATTATACCAATATTTTCAATTGGTTTATCCTGCCTGCCAATATAGACAAACTGGCTTTCCGGCCATGGACACTGGTCAGCTTTATGTTTACCCATGAGAGCGTGATGCATGTTATTGCCAACCTCCTTTGGTTATGGATGTTCGGATATATCCTGCAGGACCTAACCGGTAACAGGAAATTGGTGCCAATTTACCTGCTGGGCGGATGGGCCGGGGCCATTGTTTTTGTTGCCGTACGATACCTGGTGCCAGGTGTCCCTTCCAACCCTGAAACTGCCACACTGTTTGGAGCCAACGCTTCTGTTATGGCAGTAGCTATTGCCACTACCACCGTAGCACCTGACTATCGCATTTTCCCCATGATTAATGGGGGTATTCCTTTGTGGATACTGACTGCAATTTTTGTAATTGTTGATTTCGCCAGCATTTCGGTAAGTAATTCATCACATTATCTGGCGCACCTGGCAGGTGGGGCTATGGGTTTCATGTTTATTTACCAGATGCGCAGGAGCCGCGACTGGAGTTTGTGGATCAATAATTTCTTTGAATGGGTCGATAACCTGTTCAACCCGGGCAAACCCTCACTCAGGAAAAAGAATAAAGACAGTTTTTTTTATAAGGTCAGCGGACAGGCACCATTCAAAAAATATCCGCATGTTACCCAGCAGCGGATCGACCAGATCCTTGATAAGATCAACCAGGAAGGCTACCACTTGCTTACCGATGAAGAAAAAGACATACTGCGCCGGGCCGCTAACGAAGATGATTTGTAA
- the rlmD gene encoding 23S rRNA (uracil(1939)-C(5))-methyltransferase RlmD codes for MRKKNITLEKVSVEDYAAEGKALSRVDGKVIFIEGAVPGDVVDLQLTKNKKDWAEGKVTLVHQYSKDRVDPFCEHFGVCGGCKWQMLPYEKQLHYKQQEVEQHLRRIGKVALPAIEPILGCAETRYYRNKLEFTCSNRRYLLPDEIKTDREIAPENAIGFHVPRLFDKVIDIYTCHLMHEPANLVRNTIRDYAVANGLSYYDIREHHGFLRTVIVRVLTTGEVMVNVVLGKEDQSARKALLDHLLAKVPGITTLLYTINQKWNDSLFDQEPVTYYGKGFALEKLEGFQFKIGPKSFFQTNTRQGEQLYRVAREFAELTGRETVYDLYCGTGSIGIFVSGGAAKVIGVEVVAEAIEDAKVNAALNEIVHARFFAGDVIDVCRDDFFAEHGRPDVVITDPPRAGMHEKLVHKLLEMEAPVIVYVSCNPATQARDLNLLDAKYAVTRVRPVDMFPHTHHIENVVQLKLRK; via the coding sequence ATGCGCAAAAAGAATATTACGCTGGAAAAAGTATCTGTTGAAGACTATGCTGCTGAAGGAAAAGCGCTGAGCCGGGTAGATGGCAAGGTCATCTTTATCGAAGGCGCCGTTCCGGGGGATGTAGTGGACCTGCAGCTGACCAAAAACAAGAAAGACTGGGCTGAAGGTAAAGTGACACTGGTGCACCAGTATTCCAAAGACCGGGTAGATCCTTTTTGCGAACATTTTGGAGTTTGTGGCGGTTGCAAGTGGCAGATGCTGCCCTATGAAAAGCAATTGCACTACAAGCAACAGGAAGTTGAGCAGCATTTGAGGCGGATCGGAAAAGTGGCTTTACCCGCCATTGAACCCATCCTGGGTTGTGCCGAAACCCGCTATTACCGCAATAAACTGGAGTTTACCTGTAGTAACCGGCGGTATTTATTACCTGATGAGATAAAAACAGACCGGGAAATAGCCCCCGAAAATGCCATTGGTTTTCATGTACCGCGCCTTTTTGATAAGGTAATAGATATTTATACCTGCCACCTGATGCATGAGCCGGCGAACCTGGTCAGGAATACCATTCGCGATTATGCGGTTGCCAATGGGCTCAGCTATTATGATATCCGGGAACACCATGGATTTCTGCGGACGGTAATTGTACGGGTTTTGACAACCGGAGAGGTTATGGTAAATGTGGTTTTAGGCAAAGAGGATCAGTCAGCCCGCAAGGCCCTGCTGGATCACCTGCTGGCTAAAGTTCCCGGAATCACTACCTTGTTGTATACGATCAACCAAAAATGGAACGACAGCCTGTTTGACCAGGAACCGGTTACTTATTATGGTAAGGGGTTTGCGCTGGAGAAGCTCGAAGGCTTTCAATTCAAAATTGGCCCGAAGTCATTCTTCCAGACGAATACAAGGCAAGGTGAACAACTGTACCGGGTCGCCCGGGAATTTGCAGAACTAACCGGCAGGGAAACTGTTTATGACCTGTATTGCGGCACGGGTAGTATTGGTATTTTCGTAAGCGGCGGTGCTGCAAAAGTTATAGGGGTTGAAGTTGTGGCCGAAGCCATTGAAGATGCAAAAGTAAATGCTGCCCTTAATGAAATTGTTCATGCCCGGTTTTTTGCCGGTGATGTAATTGATGTTTGCAGAGATGATTTTTTTGCAGAACATGGGCGGCCGGACGTGGTCATTACCGATCCCCCGAGGGCAGGTATGCATGAGAAACTGGTGCATAAATTATTGGAGATGGAAGCACCGGTGATTGTATATGTGAGTTGTAATCCGGCCACACAGGCACGTGACCTGAACCTGCTGGATGCTAAATATGCCGTTACGAGGGTGCGGCCGGTGGATATGTTCCCGCATACTCACCATATTGAAAACGTAGTACAGTTAAAATTGAGGAAATAA
- a CDS encoding rhomboid family intramembrane serine protease codes for MRALPPIVKNLLIANVLIYLAQLYFARTETPLELYGALWPLASGNFKIWQLVTHMFMHGSWFHIFFNMFTLYMFGAQLEQVWGSKRFFNFYMICGIVAGVAQLFLGGDNGYAVGASGAIMGVLAAFTYLFPNTPLYLMFIPIPIKAKYAIPGLMALDLFGGISNTAGDNIAHWAHLGGAAAGFILVLLWNKTNRNTFY; via the coding sequence ATGAGAGCATTACCACCAATAGTTAAGAATTTATTGATTGCCAACGTGCTTATTTACCTGGCACAATTATATTTTGCGCGGACGGAAACACCACTTGAGCTTTATGGTGCCTTATGGCCGCTGGCGTCAGGAAATTTTAAAATCTGGCAGCTTGTTACACATATGTTCATGCATGGCAGTTGGTTCCATATATTCTTTAATATGTTCACCCTATATATGTTTGGCGCGCAACTGGAGCAGGTTTGGGGGTCAAAAAGGTTTTTCAACTTTTACATGATCTGTGGCATCGTGGCCGGGGTGGCCCAGTTGTTCCTGGGTGGCGACAATGGATATGCCGTAGGTGCATCAGGTGCAATCATGGGTGTGCTGGCAGCATTTACCTATTTATTTCCCAATACGCCACTTTACCTGATGTTTATTCCCATTCCAATTAAGGCAAAATATGCTATACCCGGATTGATGGCCCTTGATCTTTTTGGCGGAATTTCAAATACAGCCGGCGATAATATTGCCCATTGGGCCCACCTTGGTGGAGCGGCTGCGGGCTTTATTTTAGTTTTGCTGTGGAACAAAACCAACCGTAATACGTTTTATTGA
- a CDS encoding peptidylprolyl isomerase: MKKSFLLWMAFYFLALPLVNAQTLFTYGPYSVSKQEFLGAFKKNNTSPPSDKAYSDYLEMFIRYKLKVKAAYDMRLDTLPAQKAELLDFRKQVINNFLADEKTLQFLVKEAMVNSEKDIRISHIYIPFAGIDSTSAKNKANRALQELRDGKSFENVAMLYSSDPTVLANKGDIGWISTFVLPYPLEKLAYETPLNTNSRSYKSSHAYHIFRRTGERPGSGMLQAAQILIPLPENATVNETAIAVKLADSIYNALQNGANFGSLALKYSGDNASFNNQGVMQAFYPGTYDNSFEEPVFALQKDDDLSKPFRTKQGIHLVKRIGVFRYATDTSNADALAAMRTRIMSDPRHKIALDAVASKAAKQLGVKLSVLPANAIDAYTKSFFQGNTGGKTLMSQGTVLATINKKGVTLKDYSNYLSVNAGNISNAQPALSEAQVFAQFIKDQVMEEYQKNLEKYNPDFASQLKEFRDGNLVFEAMQANIWDKAVNDEAGLKRYYEQHRDKYTWKESAAAVLFNSVDSAVAQNFYNTLKGNPSSWKSLADKTNGLVQADSGRFEIDQLPAYGNIKLQAGSITPPVFRPDDLTTSFMYVLHILPANLPRNFEEAKGFVLNDYQSVLEEAWISALKKKYPVKINTVVLKTLNR; encoded by the coding sequence ATGAAGAAATCATTTTTGTTGTGGATGGCTTTTTATTTCCTGGCCCTGCCTCTGGTAAATGCACAAACACTTTTCACTTACGGCCCATACTCGGTCAGTAAACAGGAGTTTTTAGGGGCATTCAAAAAGAATAACACTTCACCCCCTTCTGATAAAGCCTATTCCGATTACCTCGAAATGTTTATCCGCTATAAACTGAAAGTAAAAGCTGCTTATGACATGCGGCTGGATACTTTACCGGCCCAAAAAGCGGAACTGCTGGACTTCAGGAAACAGGTGATCAATAATTTCCTGGCAGATGAAAAAACTTTACAGTTCCTGGTAAAGGAGGCGATGGTCAACAGTGAAAAGGACATCAGGATTTCGCATATCTATATTCCATTTGCCGGAATTGACAGTACAAGCGCCAAAAATAAAGCCAACAGGGCTTTGCAGGAGCTCAGGGATGGCAAATCATTTGAAAACGTTGCCATGCTGTATTCTTCAGACCCCACCGTATTAGCTAATAAAGGTGATATCGGCTGGATTAGCACTTTTGTACTGCCCTACCCACTTGAAAAACTGGCCTACGAAACACCTTTAAACACCAATAGCCGCAGCTATAAAAGCAGCCATGCCTACCATATATTCAGGCGAACCGGTGAACGACCTGGTTCCGGTATGTTACAGGCAGCACAGATTCTCATCCCGCTTCCCGAAAATGCGACTGTAAATGAAACAGCAATTGCTGTTAAACTTGCCGACTCCATATACAACGCATTACAAAATGGCGCCAACTTCGGTAGCCTTGCACTCAAATATAGCGGTGATAATGCCAGTTTTAATAACCAGGGTGTAATGCAGGCATTTTATCCCGGAACGTATGATAACAGTTTTGAAGAACCGGTTTTTGCCCTTCAAAAAGATGATGATTTATCAAAACCCTTCCGGACAAAACAAGGCATTCACCTGGTTAAGAGAATTGGCGTTTTCAGGTACGCCACAGATACCTCTAATGCCGATGCCTTAGCTGCGATGAGAACCCGGATAATGAGTGATCCCCGCCACAAAATAGCACTTGATGCCGTCGCATCTAAAGCGGCCAAACAGCTGGGTGTTAAATTATCGGTACTGCCGGCCAATGCCATTGATGCTTATACAAAATCATTCTTCCAGGGTAATACAGGTGGGAAAACCCTTATGAGCCAGGGTACTGTACTGGCAACAATTAATAAAAAGGGGGTGACCCTGAAAGATTATAGCAATTACCTGTCGGTGAATGCCGGCAACATCAGCAATGCACAACCGGCACTTTCTGAAGCACAGGTATTTGCCCAGTTCATAAAAGACCAGGTAATGGAAGAATACCAGAAGAACCTGGAAAAATACAATCCGGATTTCGCCAGTCAACTGAAAGAATTCCGTGATGGCAATCTGGTTTTCGAAGCGATGCAGGCGAACATCTGGGACAAAGCCGTGAATGACGAAGCCGGTTTGAAAAGATATTATGAACAGCACCGCGATAAATATACCTGGAAAGAAAGCGCGGCCGCTGTCCTTTTTAACAGCGTTGATTCAGCTGTTGCTCAGAATTTTTACAACACTTTGAAAGGGAATCCATCATCCTGGAAAAGCCTGGCCGATAAAACAAATGGCCTTGTACAGGCTGACAGCGGGCGTTTTGAAATTGATCAATTGCCGGCTTATGGCAACATTAAACTGCAAGCTGGAAGCATTACGCCACCTGTTTTCCGGCCCGATGATCTTACGACCAGCTTCATGTATGTACTCCATATTTTACCTGCAAACCTCCCCCGCAACTTTGAAGAAGCTAAGGGATTCGTACTAAACGATTACCAATCTGTACTGGAAGAAGCATGGATCAGCGCCTTAAAAAAGAAATACCCGGTTAAGATCAATACCGTGGTTTTAAAAACCCTTAACAGGTAG